In one Oncorhynchus nerka isolate Pitt River linkage group LG7, Oner_Uvic_2.0, whole genome shotgun sequence genomic region, the following are encoded:
- the LOC115131637 gene encoding guanine nucleotide-binding protein G(I)/G(S)/G(T) subunit beta-3-like, producing the protein MGEMDTLKKEADGLKAQIEAGRKAVNDTTMATLASGVAAAPRVQLKNRKTLKGHLAKIYGLHWSADNRHMVSASQDGKLLIWDTYTGNKVYAVPLKSSWVMSCSMAPSGNLVASGGLDNMCTIANIKGASPKTLRELDAHEGYLSHSRFLNDNEILTASGDTTCCLWDLETGKQKVIYKSHVGDCMCLALSPDQNSFISGACDSSAKLWDIRDGGCKQTFIGHTSDINAIAFYPSGTAVITGSDDCTLKMYDLRADQEVNGYQDAALNAGVTSVSLSSSGRLIFAGYDNFNCNIWDSLKAEKVGVLSGHDNRVSCIGVPDDGLGVCTGSWDSFLKIWN; encoded by the exons ATGGGTGAAATGGACACGTTGAAAAAGGAGGCCGATGGTCTGAAGGCCCAGATTGAA GCAGGCCGCAAGGCGGTCAATGACACCACCATGGCCACTCTAGCATCTGGTGTGGCGGCTGCACCACGTGTTCAGCTGAAAAACAGAAAGACATTGAAGGGCCACTTGGCCAAAATCTACGGCTTGCACTGGTCTGCTGATAACAG GCACATGGTCAGTGCTTCACAGGATGGCAAGCTTCTGATTTGGGACACCTACACCGGCAACAAG GTATATGCCGTCCCCCTCAAGTCCTCCTGGGTAATGAGTTGCTCCATGGCCCCTTCTGGCAATCTGGTGGCCAGCGGAGGTCTGGATAACATGTGCACCATCGCCAATATCAAGGGTGCCAGCCCAAAGACCCTCAGGGAGCTGGACGCACACGAAG GCTACCTTTCTCATAGCCGCTTCCTGAACGACAATGAGATCCTCACAGCATCCGGTGACACCACTTGTTGCCTGTGggatctggagactggcaagcAGAAGGTGATCTACAAGAGCCACGTGGGTGACTGTATGTGCCTGGCCTTGTCACCAGACCAGAACAGTTTCATCTCAGGGGCATGTGACTCCAGCGCCAAGCTGTGGGACATAAGAGATGGCGGCTGCAAGCAGACCTTCATCGGCCACACGAGTGACATTAACGCCATTGCG TTCTACCCTAGTGGCACTGCAGTTATCACAGGTTCCGATGACTGCACCCTCAAGATGTACGACCTCCGTGCAGACCAAGAGGTCAATGGCTACCAGGACGCTGCATTGAATGCTGGCGTCACGTCAGTCTCCCTCTCCAGCTCAGGACGCCTCATCTTCGCCGGCTACGACAACTTCAACTGCAACATCTGGGATTCTCTGAAGGCCGAGAAAGTTG gtgttcTGTCTGGCCATGACAACAGAGTGAGCTGCATTGGGGTGCCAGACGATGGATTGGGTGTCTGCACAGGATCCTGGGATAGCTTCCTGAAGATCTGGAACTGA